One genomic region from Hyalangium ruber encodes:
- the uvrC gene encoding excinuclease ABC subunit UvrC, with product MDAKLQEKLDALPTEPGVYLMKDRRGQIIYVGKAVNLRSRVRSYFNRTGDTRFFIPLLDTMLGDIETVLVHNEKEALLLENELIKKHKPRFNVLLKDDKQFISLRLDKTHPYPRLEVVRKYDRDGARYFGPYSSAGAIRETLRLINRYFHLRTCTDHVLANRKRPCLLYQIGRCPAPCVYPVAPEEYRRSVDEVVMFLEGKAGELVDGIKGRMKRAAGELKFEEAARLRDQLLAIERSLERQKVATTDFKDQDVFAFHREGDRILFYVLWVRQGRLNGGQAFPFGSQEFPDEELLPSFVNLYYDQGSFVPEEVLLPLEPESLEALESLLSERKGQKVRVLVPKRGEKHELVLMAAKNAEQAFIERKRTKDETDQVLSRLQQKLNLRNFPRRMECYDISHFQGSSIVASQVAVTDGETDKSRYRRYKIKTLEKQDDFASMYEVLSRRLKRGLEEKDLPDLLVIDGGKGQLASAHAAMKDLGVEGVDVVGLAKSRDQEVFDRDEESARSPERLFVLGRKDPIVLPQNSAEIFMLTRMRDEAHRFAITYQAKDLRKSRIRSALEDIPGVGQTRRRLLLRHFGSLKRVQDATIEELAEVVGPSVAERVHAALHGHPEEEEADPVREASLADADADSDEKSTEGGSPAGSA from the coding sequence ATGGACGCCAAGCTTCAAGAGAAGCTCGACGCACTGCCCACCGAGCCCGGCGTGTACCTGATGAAGGACCGCCGGGGGCAGATCATCTACGTGGGCAAGGCCGTGAACCTGCGCAGCCGGGTGCGCTCGTACTTCAATCGCACCGGGGACACGCGCTTCTTCATCCCCCTGCTCGACACGATGTTGGGCGACATCGAGACGGTGCTCGTCCACAACGAGAAGGAGGCGCTGCTCCTCGAGAACGAGCTCATCAAGAAGCACAAGCCGCGCTTCAACGTGTTGCTCAAGGACGACAAGCAGTTCATCTCCTTGAGGCTCGACAAGACCCACCCGTACCCTCGGCTGGAGGTGGTGCGGAAGTACGACCGGGACGGAGCGCGCTACTTCGGCCCGTACTCGAGCGCGGGCGCCATCCGCGAGACGCTGCGGTTGATCAACCGCTACTTCCACCTGCGCACCTGCACGGACCACGTGCTGGCCAACCGCAAGCGGCCCTGTCTGCTGTACCAGATCGGCCGTTGCCCCGCGCCCTGTGTCTACCCGGTGGCTCCCGAGGAGTACCGCCGCAGCGTGGACGAGGTGGTGATGTTCCTGGAGGGCAAGGCAGGCGAGCTGGTGGACGGCATCAAGGGCCGCATGAAGCGGGCGGCGGGCGAGCTGAAGTTCGAGGAGGCCGCGCGCCTGCGCGACCAGCTCCTGGCCATCGAGCGCAGCCTGGAGCGCCAGAAGGTGGCCACCACCGACTTCAAGGATCAGGACGTGTTCGCCTTCCACCGCGAGGGCGACCGGATCCTCTTCTACGTCCTCTGGGTGCGGCAGGGCCGGCTCAACGGCGGACAGGCCTTCCCCTTCGGCAGCCAGGAGTTCCCCGACGAGGAGCTGCTGCCCTCCTTCGTGAACCTCTATTACGACCAGGGCAGCTTCGTGCCCGAGGAGGTGCTGCTGCCGCTGGAGCCCGAGAGCCTCGAGGCCCTGGAGTCGCTCCTGTCCGAGCGCAAGGGCCAGAAGGTGCGCGTGCTGGTGCCCAAGCGCGGCGAGAAGCACGAGCTGGTGCTCATGGCCGCCAAGAACGCCGAGCAGGCCTTCATCGAGCGCAAGCGCACCAAGGACGAGACGGACCAGGTGCTCTCCCGGCTCCAGCAGAAGCTCAACCTGCGCAACTTCCCGCGCCGCATGGAGTGCTACGACATCTCGCACTTCCAGGGCTCGAGCATCGTCGCCTCACAGGTGGCCGTCACCGACGGTGAGACGGACAAGTCGCGCTACCGCCGCTACAAGATCAAGACCCTGGAGAAGCAGGACGACTTCGCCAGCATGTACGAGGTGCTCAGCCGCCGGCTCAAACGAGGCCTGGAGGAGAAGGACCTGCCCGATCTGTTGGTCATCGACGGTGGCAAGGGCCAGCTCGCCAGCGCCCACGCGGCCATGAAGGACCTGGGCGTGGAGGGGGTGGACGTCGTCGGCCTGGCCAAGAGCCGCGATCAGGAAGTGTTCGACCGGGACGAAGAGAGCGCCCGCAGCCCTGAACGCCTTTTCGTCCTGGGTCGGAAGGACCCCATCGTCCTGCCGCAGAACTCCGCGGAGATCTTCATGCTCACCCGCATGCGGGACGAGGCGCACCGCTTCGCCATCACCTACCAGGCGAAGGACCTGCGCAAGAGCCGGATCCGTTCCGCCCTGGAGGACATCCCGGGTGTTGGCCAGACGCGTCGCAGGCTGTTGCTGCGTCACTTCGGATCACTCAAACGTGTGCAGGATGCGACGATCGAGGAGCTGGCCGAAGTGGTCGGTCCCTCGGTGGCCGAGCGGGTCCATGCCGCCCTCCATGGACATCCCGAGGAGGAGGAAGCAGACCCCGTGCGCGAGGCGTCGTTGGCTGACGCGGACGCCGATTCCGATGAAAAATCCACCGAAGGAGGGTCGCCAGCCGGCTCGGCATGA
- a CDS encoding DUF507 family protein gives MRLYPKVIPIISRECIQMLMQDGDIEVEPMRVADAEMDLSAIMREYLANEERVNQATREALERRGYDYSKFNQVKREMADVRGFKMGDEGIEYVINQMIEFLLISRNVEEVFAPDNVLRSKIHTVMKKHLDVDDEIDKEARSRLKHLQEGTSAFDIEYNKTVEQIRRARGLI, from the coding sequence ATGAGGCTCTATCCGAAGGTGATCCCGATCATCTCGCGCGAGTGCATCCAGATGTTGATGCAGGACGGGGATATCGAGGTGGAGCCGATGCGGGTGGCGGATGCCGAGATGGACCTGTCGGCGATCATGCGCGAGTACCTGGCGAATGAGGAGCGTGTGAACCAGGCGACGCGCGAGGCGCTGGAGCGTCGCGGGTACGACTACTCCAAGTTCAACCAGGTGAAGCGCGAGATGGCGGACGTTCGCGGCTTCAAGATGGGGGACGAGGGCATCGAGTACGTCATCAACCAGATGATCGAGTTCCTGCTGATCAGCCGGAACGTCGAAGAGGTCTTCGCCCCGGACAACGTCCTGCGCTCGAAGATCCACACGGTGATGAAGAAGCACCTCGATGTGGACGACGAGATCGACAAGGAGGCCCGCTCCCGCCTGAAGCACCTGCAAGAGGGCACCAGCGCCTTCGACATCGAGTACAACAAGACGGTCGAGCAGATTCGCCGCGCGCGGGGCCTGATCTAA